The Pyramidobacter piscolens W5455 region AGAAGTGCTCTCTGTAGTATTGCAGTTCGTTCTCAATATCACAATACTGAGTGTAAAATTCGTCGCTTTTCGATTTTTTAGCTTTGTGCAGTAACTTGTTTGTTGCATTTCTAGCCATTAATTAAAACCTTATTAAAATAAAAAATATCACTTAGATGTAAGCTGTTCAAACAAGTCACGCCCCAACACTCTGAGCGAAGTCGTTGATATATCAAACATTATTTCAAACATGATTTTCGAATCCCACTCCCTCCCATCTCCTTGAGTATATATAGATGCTGCTTGTAGCATAATGCTTTTGTCTTTATGATTTACAAATTTGTTAATACATAGATTACTATTTATAGGCATTCCATAATTAGCTGCAGTTAGTCGATCTAACCTATTTAATATACCAGAATTATACTCAAGATTAACAACCCTTCCATCTGGTCTTGTTATTGAGATATTTTCTGTTAAAAAGTTAGACCCCTCTAAGAAAAGGACGTAAGGAAAGTGGCTCTCAGAGAGCATAAAATTCGCTATCTCTGATATATTCTT contains the following coding sequences:
- a CDS encoding modification methylase EcoRI, which produces MARNATNKLLHKAKKSKSDEFYTQYCDIENELQYYREHF